From Oenococcus sicerae, the proteins below share one genomic window:
- a CDS encoding ABC-F family ATP-binding cassette domain-containing protein, whose product MYLTIKNLTKYLDSQLLFNIDYLTVDHVAQIGIIGDNGQGKTTLLNILAQKDRAFSGYLQVKGRSTFVRQLNDFNDLSGGQKTRALLEEAFIQRPELLLLDEPTTHLDEQNVNWLLQRLGRFSGIVIAVSHDRYFLDHFAETIWSFSDHRVKEFKGSLDHFERGLTSRRSHEQKAYQAAGKHRQKLEKTAQITKEHADKLSKSSVRNPVIAKKARALYQLVKNNQRQIENLESVKKVFHKKALKLQNPIDLPQGKKLMKVLNLPVKRNSQTLIDDLTFGIATADKLALIGENGSGKSTAIERILASSAPMVTRSETLKIGYFHQDLGQLDDHKTLLQNILDASLENEQTARDFLGAFGMRRDKVFQATASLSGGEKVKLSLIQVLLSGADLLILDEPTNFLDLSAVAALEQFLIDYSGGLLLVSHDLALVEAVCNKILKIEKQRIIEI is encoded by the coding sequence ATGTATTTAACGATTAAAAATTTGACGAAGTATCTCGACTCGCAACTGCTATTTAATATTGATTATTTGACTGTCGACCATGTTGCTCAAATTGGCATTATTGGCGATAATGGCCAAGGGAAGACAACCCTTTTAAATATTTTGGCACAAAAAGATCGCGCTTTTTCTGGCTATTTGCAAGTCAAAGGTCGAAGCACTTTTGTCCGTCAATTAAATGACTTTAATGATTTGTCCGGCGGTCAGAAAACGCGTGCCTTGCTCGAAGAGGCTTTCATTCAACGACCAGAACTTCTGCTCTTAGATGAGCCGACAACGCACTTAGATGAGCAAAATGTGAATTGGCTCTTGCAGCGACTGGGACGTTTTTCCGGCATCGTGATCGCCGTTTCTCACGATAGGTATTTCTTGGATCATTTTGCTGAAACGATTTGGTCCTTTAGCGATCATCGAGTTAAGGAATTCAAAGGCAGTCTGGATCATTTTGAGCGCGGTTTAACAAGCCGGCGATCTCACGAACAAAAAGCTTATCAAGCGGCAGGCAAACATCGCCAAAAACTAGAAAAGACAGCTCAAATCACGAAAGAACATGCCGATAAATTATCGAAAAGCAGTGTTCGCAATCCTGTGATCGCAAAGAAAGCAAGAGCCTTGTATCAATTAGTGAAAAATAATCAGCGGCAGATCGAAAATTTGGAAAGTGTGAAGAAGGTTTTTCATAAAAAAGCACTGAAATTACAAAATCCGATTGACCTCCCCCAAGGGAAAAAGCTCATGAAAGTTTTGAATTTGCCAGTTAAACGCAATTCGCAAACATTGATTGATGATCTGACTTTTGGCATCGCAACTGCTGATAAGCTGGCTTTAATAGGTGAAAATGGTTCCGGTAAGTCAACTGCGATCGAAAGAATTTTGGCTAGTTCGGCGCCGATGGTTACACGATCAGAAACTTTGAAGATCGGTTATTTTCATCAAGATCTAGGTCAATTAGACGATCATAAAACGCTGCTGCAAAATATTCTGGATGCTTCCTTAGAAAACGAACAGACTGCCCGTGATTTCCTCGGTGCGTTTGGTATGCGTCGTGACAAGGTTTTTCAAGCAACCGCCAGTTTGTCGGGTGGCGAAAAAGTAAAACTATCTTTGATTCAAGTACTGCTGTCTGGTGCTGATCTTTTGATTTTAGATGAACCGACCAATTTTCTTGATCTATCAGCTGTCGCAGCTTTGGAGCAGTTTTTGATTGATTATAGCGGTGGACTGCTGCTTGTTTCCCATGATTTAGCATTAGTAGAAGCAGTTTGCAATAAGATTTTAAAAATTGAAAAGCAACGTATAATTGAAATATGA
- a CDS encoding aldo/keto reductase, translating into MSILDETFELNNQTKIPKLAFGTWRLKDGDEAYNAVASALKIGYRHVDTAFHYFNEKSVGQAIKDSGLKRDQVFLTTKLPAEIKNHDDILKNFQESLDNLQTDYVDLYLIHAPWPWSDINLDYRYDGANQEAWRTMEEIYQSGRAKAIGVSNFDVHDLKNLEKIWSVKPAVNQIEFYVGWTQPKIVSYSKLLGIQLEAYSPLATGGLATQAEIQNIAEKYRVSVPQTALKYVLQKGILPLPRATKAEHAKSNADLNFEISADDMTILDHIPDTGQARHNVTMG; encoded by the coding sequence ATGAGTATTTTAGATGAAACATTTGAATTGAACAATCAAACAAAAATACCGAAACTAGCTTTTGGTACTTGGCGTTTAAAAGATGGCGACGAGGCTTATAACGCTGTCGCTTCCGCTTTGAAAATCGGCTATCGACACGTTGACACGGCTTTTCATTATTTCAATGAGAAATCAGTTGGCCAAGCAATCAAGGATTCGGGCTTAAAACGCGATCAAGTCTTTTTGACAACGAAATTGCCGGCTGAAATTAAAAATCATGATGATATTCTGAAAAATTTCCAAGAATCGCTGGATAATCTGCAGACAGATTATGTTGATCTTTACTTAATTCATGCGCCATGGCCGTGGAGCGATATTAATTTGGATTATCGATATGATGGTGCTAATCAAGAGGCTTGGCGGACGATGGAAGAAATTTATCAGTCTGGCCGTGCTAAAGCGATCGGTGTTTCGAATTTCGATGTCCATGATTTAAAAAACTTGGAAAAGATTTGGTCGGTCAAACCGGCTGTTAACCAAATTGAATTTTATGTTGGCTGGACACAGCCAAAAATTGTTTCTTACAGCAAGTTACTTGGCATCCAGCTTGAGGCATATTCACCACTAGCGACTGGTGGTTTGGCTACTCAAGCTGAAATTCAAAATATCGCGGAAAAATATCGCGTATCTGTGCCGCAAACCGCTTTGAAATACGTACTCCAAAAAGGTATTCTGCCTTTGCCGCGCGCAACAAAAGCTGAACACGCTAAATCGAATGCCGATCTTAATTTTGAAATTTCTGCTGATGACATGACTATTTTGGATCATATTCCTGACACTGGGCAGGCACGTCATAACGTGACGATGGGCTGA
- a CDS encoding NUDIX domain-containing protein, whose amino-acid sequence MAEGNYISKIRAKIGHDPLVMVNTFALLWNEKHDAIFLERRADISNGWGFPGGFVEYGESPMAAIVREFKEETNLDVRVKKLFEMISTVNPHNSWGDAQENLSLGFEVELLGGQLKVDQVETLDAKFVSVDPEPKMFVPPAQENMHRILTWQDRPIPWLIDNQQKRS is encoded by the coding sequence ATGGCTGAAGGGAATTACATCAGTAAAATTCGTGCCAAAATCGGTCATGATCCTTTGGTTATGGTTAATACATTTGCACTTCTTTGGAATGAGAAACATGATGCCATTTTCTTAGAACGGCGCGCTGATATATCGAATGGCTGGGGCTTTCCTGGCGGTTTTGTTGAGTATGGCGAATCACCCATGGCCGCGATCGTGCGTGAATTTAAAGAAGAGACAAACTTGGATGTTCGCGTTAAAAAGCTGTTTGAAATGATTTCGACTGTTAATCCGCATAATTCTTGGGGGGATGCGCAGGAAAATTTAAGTCTGGGCTTTGAAGTCGAATTACTGGGTGGTCAATTAAAAGTCGATCAAGTGGAGACTTTAGATGCTAAATTTGTGTCGGTTGATCCGGAACCGAAGATGTTTGTGCCGCCCGCTCAGGAAAACATGCATCGTATTTTAACTTGGCAGGATCGGCCAATTCCTTGGCTGATCGATAACCAGCAAAAAAGATCTTAG
- a CDS encoding PadR family transcriptional regulator, with protein sequence MVQERSSQMLKGILQGCLLVLLSQQEMYGYMISQELAKYGFQNTPKGTIYPLLLNMEKKNLIIGSMHPSADGPERKYYHTSEQGLREKKIFLEQWQDLQQNVNQLIKVEAKS encoded by the coding sequence ATGGTGCAAGAAAGATCATCGCAAATGTTAAAAGGTATTCTGCAAGGCTGCCTGCTCGTGCTTCTGAGTCAACAAGAAATGTATGGTTACATGATCAGCCAAGAATTGGCAAAATATGGTTTTCAAAACACGCCAAAAGGAACTATTTATCCCTTACTGCTGAATATGGAGAAGAAGAACTTAATTATTGGCAGCATGCACCCCTCAGCAGATGGCCCTGAACGCAAATATTATCATACAAGTGAACAAGGTCTGCGTGAAAAAAAAATTTTTCTAGAGCAGTGGCAAGATCTTCAACAAAATGTTAATCAATTAATAAAGGTGGAAGCTAAATCATGA